The Anastrepha ludens isolate Willacy chromosome 2, idAnaLude1.1, whole genome shotgun sequence genome contains a region encoding:
- the LOC128858385 gene encoding nucleoporin Nup43: MNTRVNTFFVSEKISKIRWLPEKLEATERFLTGSWEMPTNFVRLWRLQPNQYADDYSDFVPRCSDKQAFNSDITGVEFITNDLPVVSCADGRITILQIKRAVEDDLLQQKVQSDVLHKFNASGTAAPCTAISVFEKDIATVGEDGRLNIVDANDIRKVLRSIEADSISLTALKYVNPREVLTANRMGVIRLFDVRAAADEVAITAFMTSCEEEKRSNYVSALTSHPTQPHIVLAGSEEGSITVWDLRQPGFPASYLSAHTSAITEIGFHPREPSKLFTAAENGELWLWKQQSSISISDIEPIGAENVNPWLNGERAKSRINVTSLISNLRKSVNTFDASGSNIICGSDSEAIYFIDSIY; encoded by the exons atgAACACAAGAGTGAACACTTTCTTCGTTTCGGagaaaatctcaaaaatacGCTGGCTgcccgaaaaattggaagcaACCGAACGTTTTCTAACTGGCAGCTGGGAGATGCCTACAAACTTTGTTCGTCTATGGCGCTTACAACCGAACCAATACGCAGATGACTACAGTGATTTTGTGCCGCGCTGCAGTGACAAACAAGCTTTCAATAGCGACATTACGGGTGTGGAATTCATTACAAATGATTTGCCCGTCGTTAGCTGCGCTGATG GTCGCATAACAATACTGCAAATAAAACGCGCCGTAGAAGATGATCTCTTGCAGCAGAAAGTCCAAAGCGATGTGTTACACAAATTCAATGCCAGTGGTACTGCGGCGCCCTGCACGGCTATCTCGGTATTCGAAAAAGATATTGCCACAGTTGGCGAAGATGGTCGCTTAAATATAGTCGATGCTAATGACATTCGAAAAGTGCTACGCTCTATCGAAGCGGATAGTATATCACTTACtgctttaaaatatgtaaatccgCGTGAAGTGCTTACGGCAAATCGTATGGGCGTTATACGTTTGTTTGATGTACGTGCTGCAGCCGATGAAGTGGCCATAACAGCTTTTATGACATCGTGTGAGGAAGAAAAACGATCCAATTATGTATCGGCCCTCACCTCACATCCCACACAGCCACATATTGTGCTAGCCGGATCAGAGGAAGGCTCCATAACTGTATGGGATCTTCGTCAACCCGGCTTTCCAGCGTCTTACCTAAGTGCACACACAAGCGCAATAACTGAAATAGGTTTTCATCCCAGAGAACCTTCCAAACTCTTTACTGCTGCTGAAAATGGAGAGTTATGGCTGTGGAAGCAGCAATCAAGTATAAGTATTTCTGATATAGAACCAATCGGTGCAGAAAATGTCAATCCTTGGTTGAATGGTGAGCGTGCAAAGAGTCGTATCAATGTCACATCATTAATATCCAATTTACGCAAATCTGTCAATACTTTTGATGCTAGTGGCTCGAATATTATATGTGGCAGTGATAGTGAAGCAATTTACTTTATTGATAGTATATACTAA
- the LOC128858394 gene encoding 3'-5' exonuclease translates to MIKQCRKRNEDDDMASAPLDKENKIEDENPPKRRSARLTRNTRSMAEDDIVIPEEIEIKRKLPFIKYKGKIKYFTEGHEIAEASDSIFQWVEKQVHTELVPMAFDMEWPFSFQTGPGKSAVIQICVEEHCCYVFHLTYLKRLPAALVALLKHPKVRPHGVNIKSDFRKLARDFPEVNADHLIEKCIDLGVWCNQVCQTGGRWSLDRLANYVVNQAVDKNKKVRMSKWHVVPLDENQLLYASIDVYIGQVIYRELEKREQTKLKNELEFKETNGEAAFKAIKALGETFLNKTDDIGKSESAEENPKTKEKPQMKRDIIEKLISH, encoded by the exons ATGATTAAGCAGTGTAGAAAAAGAAATGAGGACGAT gACATGGCATCTGCACCATTGgacaaggaaaacaaaattgaagaTGAAAATCCACCAAAGCGACGTAGCGCACGTTTGACACGTAACACGCGCTCCATGGCTGAGGATGATATTGTTATACCTGAGGAAATAGAAATCAAACGCAAGTTGCCCTTCATAAAGTAcaaaggcaaaataaaatactttactGAAGGACACGAAATAGCCGAAGCATCGGATTCAATATT TCAATGGGTGGAAAAGCAGGTACACACGGAGTTGGTGCCCATGGCTTTTGATATGGAGTGgcctttttcatttcaaactgGACCCGGTAAATCCGCCGTAATACAAATATGCGTAGAAGAGCACTGTTGCTACGTTTTCCATCTGACCTACTTGAAGCGTTTGCCTGCTGCGCTAGTGGCATTGCTAAAACACCCAAAAGTGCGACCACAtggagtaaatataaaaag TGATTTTCGCAAGTTAGCGCGTGACTTTCCAGAGGTTAATGCGGATCACCTTATCGAGAAGTGTATCGACTTGGGTGTATGGTGCAATCAAGTGTGCCAAACAGGTGGGCGTTGGAGTCTAGATCGCTTGGCAAATTACGTT GTCAATCAAGCCGTAGACAAGAACAAAAAAGTGCGAATGAGTAAATGGCATGTCGTACCACTCGATGAGAATCAACTGTTATACGCATCCATTGATGTTTAT ATTGGGCAAGTTATTTACCGTGAGTTGGAGAAACGCGAACAAACTAAACTTAAGAACGAACTAGAGTTTAAAGAAACAAATGGGGAAGCTGCTTTTAAAGCTATTAAGGCGTTAGGGGAgacttttctaaataaaactgatGACATCGGAAAGTCCGAGTCGGCAGAGGAAAaccctaaaacaaaagagaaaccTCAAATGAAAAgagatattatagaaaaattaataagccaTTAA
- the LOC128858389 gene encoding protein hemingway, with translation MSIELNSDEDKYANESFENDTDEIPEISETESESEDEAAVVTTQNNLYTYAQNGFSGRKNSFQKNNYLPFDSSSEDDQDVVVSETIAEINTEPMCMDDAMETHRTPVDSRRGSSARMKGGMRMPVESLAILEIPNFPSYASDDCVVDEISDNGDAKSRLTADENEGELLEKFNHLSCAQNEVSNAGVIEGDDVLVVNKLLQADMSIEPLKEPLKAQTIELNIPSIEKCHTNSENISDTENDDEYAPKETDKEFVEYEPSIEVHITSETPTSFNSDDYAFHLNFLKANGSNEKLKMRAYQRKSWSFSNDRMREIERHNHILLRKILSQKPTYQSIAPKPKKFATLPTTSRITSAAINRKKKQRQIDLDNQGLKRRIEAISLRRPAVQNLS, from the exons ATGTCTATTGAATTGAATTCAGATGAAGATAAATATGCGAACGAATCCTTTGAGAACGACACGGACGAGATTCCTGAAATTTCAGAAACGGAAAGTGAAAGTGAGGACGAAGCGGCAGTAGTAACAACCCAAAATAAC CTGTATACCTATGCGCAAAATGGATTCAGCGGACGCAAAAActcctttcaaaaaaataactattTGCCCTTTGATAGTTCCTCAGAAGATGATCAGGATGTTGTTGTTAGTGAAACTATTGCCGAAATCAATACAGAACCCATGTGCATGGATGACGCCATGGAAACCCATAGAACACCAGTGGATTCACGCAGGGGCAGCTCGGCACGAATGAAGGGAGGCATGAGAATGCCTGTTGAATCACTAGCTATTCTAGAAATACCAAATTTTCCGTCCTACGCTAGCGATGATTGCGTTGTGGACGAAATCTCGGACAATGGCGATGCGAAATCAAGGTTGACAGCGGATGAAAATGAAGGTGAATTGCTGGAGAAATTTAACCATTTGAGTTGTGCTCAAAATGAGGTGTCAAATGCAGGCGTAATAGAAGGTGATGATGTTTTGGTGGTGAACAAATTGTTACAAGCGGATATGTCAATTGAACCACTGAAAGAGCCATTAAAAGCGCAAACCATCGAATTAAACATACCGTCGATTGAAAAATGCCACACAAATTCGGAAAACATTTCCGACACCGAAAACGATGATGAATACGCGCCAAAGGAGACGGATAAGGAGTTTGTTGAATATGAACCAAGTATTGAAGTGCATATTACTAGTGAAACGCCGACTAGTTTCAATTCAGATGATTATGCATTCCATTTGAACTTTTTGAAGGCGAATGGTTCGAATGAGAAATTGAA AATGCGGGCTTATCAACGAAAAAGTTGGAGCTTCTCCAATGATCGAATGCGCGAAATCGAGCGTCACAATCACATTTTGCTCCGGAAAATACTCTCACAGAAGCCAACCTATCAGTCGATAGCGCCGAAACCAAAAAAA TTCGCTACATTACCTACGACCTCACGAATCACCAGCGCTGCCATCAACCGTAAAAAGAAGCAACGACAGATTGATCTCGATAATCAAGGGCTTAAACGACGCATCGAGGCGATATCACTGCGGCGTCCAGCCGTTCAAAATTTAAGTTAA